The window TTAGGTAAAATCGGCAAGAGAGGAGTGGATATTTCCGGAGGGCAATGGCAAAAGATAGCAATAGCCCGTTCTCTTTTAAGCTGCGCTCCGGTTAAGATTTTGGATGAGCCGACTTCAGCCCTCGACCCGATTGCCGAAAATCATATTTATCGAAAATTCGAGGCACTTATGAAAGGGAAAACAACCGTTTTTATCAGCCATAGACTCGGCTCTACCAAATTGGCGGATGAAATTTTGGTAATAGATAAGGGCAGTATTGTAGAAAGAGGAAGCCACAGCTCATTAATGTCGGCAAAAGGGCTATATGCCGAAATGTTTGAAACACAAAGGATGCGGTATGTATGAAAAATGAACGTAAATACGGGCTTTTATCCATTGTGCTGCGGAATTCTTACGAATATTTTAAAAAAGCTACGGGCTGGGGTGCACTGGAACAGGCGATTGCGGTTTTCCGCGCACTGTCATGGACCGCCGGAATTATGGCAATGCAAAAATTGTTTGATGCCATTGCTATTGCAAGCCGGGGAACTCACAGTTTTGTGCAGATTGCTTTTTATCTTATACTCCTTGCACTGATAACGGTAAGTCGGCAGGTGTTAAGCGGTACGGGTCAATATTTATTCAGCAAGGTATCCTATACCAATATGGGCAAATTTATGACGGAATTTCAATACAAGTTGAGCCGTCTTCCTGCGAAAAAATTCGAGGACATTATATTTTTAAATGACATCAATAAAGCAAAGGAATGCTTGGAATACGAAAGTCTCGGGCACTTTGCATCTGTTTGTTTACAGCTTTTCAGTTATTATTCAGTGTTTTTTATATCGGCGGGCGGATATTTGTTCCGGCTGTCTCCTATATTGCCGACTGTAATTTTGGCGGCTTTTATTCCTGCGGTAATCGGGCAACTGATGCAAATAAAATTTTTCGAGGAGCTTGAAGAAATAAATGCTCCGTTGCGCCGGCAGTGTGAGTATTACAGAAAAACCGTTGCCGACAGAGCCTTTTATAAAGAAACGCGTATATTGGGAGGTTTTAATTTTTTCTACCGTCTATTTATCGACTCTTTACAAACTCTCACGGCAGCCGTATGGAAAACGGAGCGGAAAGCCGCCGTATTGCGTTTTGCATTAAGCCTTATATCTTTTGCAGGGCTGGGAGGCGCTGTGCTTATTCTTTTTTATGCGGTTATGGCGGGGAATATCAGCATAGGAGCCTTTGCCTCCGTTTTTGTCGCCTTATCACAAATTTTTTCCATTGTAAATGAGATAGTCTCAGGACA is drawn from Treponema pedis and contains these coding sequences:
- a CDS encoding ABC transporter ATP-binding protein, whose product is MKNERKYGLLSIVLRNSYEYFKKATGWGALEQAIAVFRALSWTAGIMAMQKLFDAIAIASRGTHSFVQIAFYLILLALITVSRQVLSGTGQYLFSKVSYTNMGKFMTEFQYKLSRLPAKKFEDIIFLNDINKAKECLEYESLGHFASVCLQLFSYYSVFFISAGGYLFRLSPILPTVILAAFIPAVIGQLMQIKFFEELEEINAPLRRQCEYYRKTVADRAFYKETRILGGFNFFYRLFIDSLQTLTAAVWKTERKAAVLRFALSLISFAGLGGAVLILFYAVMAGNISIGAFASVFVALSQIFSIVNEIVSGHLSKGSEILGQVRNFYRLMDMEEVDGEEGSIDFTKGIVASNVSFTYPGSNKPAVHDINLTIKREETIAVVGENGSGKSTLVRLLTGLYIPDSGTVEIGGKNTKTSRPNTIFKGISAVFQHYQCYKMTLEENVSVSDTENPPDKGKIQSCLRESEFNEDTVTLDKMLSPEFGGIDLSGGQWQRLAIARGLYRIHDFIVLDEPTAAIDPIEEARLYEQFGRLVKNKCALIVTHRLGSVKHADRIVVMNGGKIEDIGTHEELILRNGTYADMWKAQSVWYERGFIYTKGLSSIYFK